The proteins below come from a single Zea mays cultivar B73 chromosome 8, Zm-B73-REFERENCE-NAM-5.0, whole genome shotgun sequence genomic window:
- the LOC100194114 gene encoding Triosephosphate isomerase, cytosolic (The RefSeq protein has 1 substitution compared to this genomic sequence) → MGRKFFVGGNWKCNGTTDQVEKIVKTLNEGNVPPSDVVEVVVSPPYVFLPVVKSQLRQEFQVAAQNCWVKKGGAFTGEISAEMLVNLGVPWVILGHSERRALLGESNEFVGDKVAFALSQGLKVIACVGETLEEREAGSTMDVVAAQTKAIAEKIKDWSNVVLAYEPVWAIGTGKVATPAQAQEVHASLRDWVKINVSPEVSESTRIIYGGSVTAANCKELAAQPDVDGFLVGGASLKPEFIDIINAAAV, encoded by the exons ATGGGCCGCAAGTTCTTCGTTGGTGGCAACTGGAAATGC AATGGAACCACAGATCAGGTTGAGAAGATTGTCAAAACCCTGAATGAAGGAAATGTTCCCTCTTCAGATGTTGTTG AGGTCGTTGTCAGTCCTCCTTATGTGTTCCTCCCGGTGGTCAAGAGCCAGCTGCGCCAAGAGTTCCAAGTTGCTGCTCAGAACTGCTGGGTGAAGAAGGGAGGTGCATTCACCGGTGAAATTAG TGCTGAGATGCTCGTCAACCTTGGCGTTCCCTGGGTCATTCTTGGACACTCTGAAAGGAGAGCTCTGCTGGGAGAATCAAATGAG TTTGTTGGAGACAAGGTTGCTTTTGCTCTGTCTCAGGGACTAAAGGTCATTGCATGTGTTGGTGAGACCCTTGAGGAGAGGGAGGCTGGTTCAACCATGGATGTTGTTGCTGCACAAACAAAAGCAATTGCTG AGAAGATCAAGGACTGGAGCAACGTTGTTCTTGCCTATGAACCAGTCTGGGCTATTGGAACTGGCAAAGTCGCCACCCCAGCTCAGGCTCAGGAA GTGCACGCCTCCCTGAGGGATTGGGTAAAGATCAATGTCAGCCCTGAGGTCTCTGAATCTACAAGGATCATCTATGGAG GTTCAGTAACTGCTGCGAACTGCAAAGAGCTGGCAGCACAGCCTGATGTCGATGGTTTCCTTGTGGGCGGTGCTTCTTTGAAG CCCGAGTTCATCGACATCATCAACGCCGCCGCCGTGTGA